One Curtobacterium sp. MCLR17_032 genomic window carries:
- a CDS encoding SPOR domain-containing protein, protein MTDERIESQWWYNDKTGEVEQGLKSTNRHHIGPFATRDEAAHALDRIQSNNERADAADTEG, encoded by the coding sequence ATGACCGACGAGCGCATCGAATCCCAGTGGTGGTACAACGACAAGACCGGCGAGGTCGAGCAGGGCCTCAAGTCGACCAACCGTCACCACATCGGCCCCTTCGCCACCCGTGACGAGGCCGCGCACGCCCTGGACCGCATCCAGTCCAACAACGAGCGCGCCGACGCCGCGGACACGGAAGGTTGA